TTGTATATTCCCTATGGGGATGAGTAAATAATTCTTTGGTCATTCCGGATTCTACAATTTTACCATCCTTCATTACAATGGCCCTGCTGCAGATACTTTGAATTACTCTTAAATCATGTGAAATTAAAATCATACCGGTCTTATGTTTGTCATTTATACTTTTCAACAGTCGGAGTATTTTGCTCTGTATTGTTACATCAAGTGCTGTTGTAGGTTCATCGGCAATAATAAGTTCTGGTCCGGCAATCATTGCCATAGCTATCATTGCTCTTTGACGCATACCACCGGATAGCTGGTGAGGATACTTTTGATAAATCTCAAGTGGTTCTGATAAGCCCACTTTCTTTAATGCCTCTAATGTTAAGGCTCTACATTCTTTTTTGCTATATGTTGAATGAAGTTTTAGCATTTCCTCTACCTGAGCCCCTATGGTATAAAGAGGATTAAAGGATGTCATAGATTCCTGGAATACCATAGATATTTTGCTACCTCTTAAGCTTCCTAGTTCCTTTTCTTCCATAGCAAGCAGATTTCTTCCAAGAAAATCTATTCTTCCCCTTAAGATTTTTGCAGATGCAGGAAGAAGCCCCATAACAGCCAAGGCAGTCATGGTTTTTCCTGAACCGGATTCACCTAGGATACCAAGAATTTCACCTTTTTTAAGCTCAAAGGAAATGTTATCCAGTACTGTATTTATTTTTCTTCCTTTTGCAAATCCTACGGATAGATTTTCTATTCTTAATAGTGTCTTATTTTCATGCTTATTCATTATCTATACCTCCACTGATGAGGCTAAAACCTAGAACTGTCAGTACAATCATTATACCGGGAGCTAAGGCGTACCATGGTGAATCAAGCATATAACTTTGGGCTTCAGACAACATACGTCCCAGACTTGCCTGGGGCGGTTGAACACCAAGGCTAAGATAACTAAGTCCCGCTTCGGCAAGTACAGCATTATTAAATCCAATCAAAAGGGAGGGAACTAAAACTCTCTTTGTATTAGGTAGTATATGGATAAACATTATACGAAAACTTCCTGCCCCCATTAATTGTGCATTTTTGACAAAGTCTCTTTCTTTCAGAACAATAAATTCACTTCTAACCACACGGGCATAACTTGGAACAAATATAATTCCCAAGGCAAAGATAATATTATAGGTTCCCGGTCCAAATACACTGACAAAGACCAGGGCCAATAAAATACTTGGAAATGAAGTTAAAACATCATTAAGTCTCATTAAAACCTCATCAAACCATCCTCCGAAATATCCGGTCAAAGCACCAACTATAGTTCCTAAAGAGGCACCAATAAATACGATGGCTACTGCTATGATATATGTGGTTTTTGCTCCTGTCATAACACGGCTTAGTATATCCCTGCCAAAATTATCGGTACCAAGAAGATGGGAAAGACTCGGTGGACTATTTTTTAATGCAACATTCATTTTATTAGGATCATATGGGGTATAAAAAAATCCAATTAATACAAGCAAAAGTACCAAGGATGTAATCACTAAACCTAATTTGTAATTAAAATGGTAGCTTTTCCCCTTAAATTTTACCATTTCCTCCACCTAACCTCTAATCTCTTCTAACTCTTGGATCAATCCATTGATAGATTAAATCAACAAAAAAGTTAATTATAATTACTACTGATACTGTATAAAGGACAATAGCCTGCACTACTGCATAATCCCTATTTGCAATGGATGACACCAGTAACCTACCAAGCCCCGGAAGGTTAAATACCTGTTCCACAAGAATGGTTCCTGCTAAAATGTCAGCTAGAACCATAGCTAAAAAAGTTATGACCGGAAT
This genomic interval from Herbinix luporum contains the following:
- a CDS encoding ABC transporter permease, translated to MVKFKGKSYHFNYKLGLVITSLVLLLVLIGFFYTPYDPNKMNVALKNSPPSLSHLLGTDNFGRDILSRVMTGAKTTYIIAVAIVFIGASLGTIVGALTGYFGGWFDEVLMRLNDVLTSFPSILLALVFVSVFGPGTYNIIFALGIIFVPSYARVVRSEFIVLKERDFVKNAQLMGAGSFRIMFIHILPNTKRVLVPSLLIGFNNAVLAEAGLSYLSLGVQPPQASLGRMLSEAQSYMLDSPWYALAPGIMIVLTVLGFSLISGGIDNE